A window of the Candidatus Polarisedimenticolia bacterium genome harbors these coding sequences:
- a CDS encoding GspE/PulE family protein, producing MADRKRDETLSEDLHAQRIAERLKVPYVDLKEFQIDADLFRSIPVDLMFRYNFFPWKMEEGRLVVVISDPSNVLMMDELELLLGRPIVPTVGSPSAIQEILKKSESSQRVLEEATEEFKLQLVQEDEDGEDQLTIDKLTSDQSPIVKLVDTTIFNALQRRASDIHIETRDREVMIKYRIDGVLHNAMEPIDKKFHSTIISRIKVMSELDIAEKRIPQDGRFKLKIRGRAIDFRVSIMPSVHGEDAVIRILDKESVNQEFAELRLDVLGFTAEDLKKLRKFIREPYGMILVTGPTGSGKTTTLYAALSEIKSIEDKIITIEDPVEYQLQGITQIPVNEKKGLTFARGLRSILRHDPDKIMVGEIRDEETAQIAIQSALTGHLVFTTVHANNVVDVLGRFLNMKVEPYNFVSALNCIVAQRLVRLNCPKCCHPVRYARPILEEAGIDANQYAEHVFQEGKGCLDCNGTGYKGRMAIAEILDMSDRIRQLILDRRSAAEIKRAAREEGMVFMRDVAVARALEGVTTLREINKVTFVE from the coding sequence CTGGCCGACCGGAAGCGCGACGAGACGCTTTCCGAGGATCTCCACGCCCAGCGGATCGCGGAGCGGCTCAAGGTGCCCTACGTCGATCTCAAGGAATTCCAGATCGACGCCGACCTGTTCCGGTCGATTCCGGTCGATTTGATGTTCCGCTACAACTTCTTCCCCTGGAAGATGGAGGAGGGCCGTCTGGTGGTCGTGATCTCCGACCCCAGCAACGTCCTGATGATGGACGAGCTGGAGCTCCTGCTGGGCCGCCCGATCGTGCCGACCGTCGGAAGCCCCTCGGCCATCCAGGAGATCCTGAAGAAGAGCGAGTCGTCCCAGCGCGTCCTCGAAGAGGCCACCGAGGAGTTCAAGCTCCAACTCGTGCAGGAGGACGAGGACGGCGAGGACCAGCTCACGATCGACAAGCTGACGTCGGACCAGAGCCCGATCGTGAAGCTCGTGGACACCACCATCTTCAACGCCCTCCAGCGCCGCGCCTCGGACATCCACATCGAGACGCGGGACCGGGAGGTGATGATCAAGTACCGGATCGACGGAGTCCTCCACAACGCGATGGAGCCGATCGACAAGAAGTTCCACTCTACGATCATCTCGCGGATCAAGGTCATGTCGGAGCTGGACATCGCCGAGAAGCGGATCCCGCAGGACGGGCGCTTCAAGCTGAAGATCCGGGGGAGGGCGATCGACTTCCGCGTCTCGATCATGCCCAGCGTGCACGGCGAGGACGCCGTGATCCGAATCCTGGACAAGGAGTCGGTGAACCAGGAGTTCGCCGAGCTGCGCCTCGACGTCCTGGGGTTCACCGCGGAGGACCTGAAGAAGCTCCGGAAGTTCATCCGGGAGCCGTACGGGATGATCCTGGTGACCGGACCCACGGGAAGCGGCAAGACGACGACGCTGTACGCCGCCCTGTCGGAGATCAAGAGCATCGAGGACAAGATCATCACGATCGAGGATCCGGTGGAGTATCAGCTGCAGGGGATCACGCAGATCCCGGTGAACGAGAAGAAGGGGCTGACCTTCGCCCGCGGGCTGAGGTCGATCCTGAGGCACGACCCCGACAAGATCATGGTCGGGGAGATCCGCGACGAGGAGACGGCGCAGATCGCGATCCAATCGGCGCTCACCGGCCACCTGGTGTTCACCACCGTCCACGCGAACAACGTGGTTGACGTCCTCGGCCGCTTCCTGAACATGAAAGTCGAGCCGTACAACTTCGTGTCGGCGCTGAACTGCATCGTGGCGCAGCGTCTCGTCCGCCTGAACTGCCCGAAGTGCTGCCATCCGGTGCGCTACGCCCGGCCGATCCTCGAGGAGGCGGGAATCGACGCGAACCAGTACGCCGAGCACGTGTTCCAGGAGGGGAAGGGATGCCTGGACTGCAACGGCACCGGCTACAAGGGCCGGATGGCGATCGCGGAGATCCTCGACATGTCGGATCGGATCCGCCAGCTGATCCTGGATCGGCGATCGGCCGCCGAGATCAAGAGGGCCGCCCGTGAAGAGGGGATGGTCTTCATGCGCGACGTGGCGGTGGCGCGCGCCCTGGAAGGCGTGACGACGCTGCGCGAAATCAACAAAGTGACCTTCGTGGAGTAG